The segment AACAATTGAAGGTGAGAATAAAGATTATACCGTCAGGGTTGATTGATAGATATCAACTGTTTGAAGATAAAAGTTATAATTACTGTCATATTCTACTTATTTATTCACTTAAACAAAATTGTTCGATATCATGAAGCTAAGTAAAACACTCATTTATATTTTAGCTGCAATTGTAGCTTTGTTAGTAATCATTGCCCTTACCCTACCGGCCATCCTGAAATCGCGCGGATTCCATCCTGATTATAAAGGAGAAGCCTTCGATTTAGGGGCAAAAAGGCGCATATTGTTTCTACCAGACACCGCGTTTTGAATAAACCCGGCGAAACGACAGGACTACCCACCGGAGTCTTCGCGTCTGAAATGACAATCCCCTATTATGAATTCTTGGATGCAAATATGGAGGTTGACATTGCAAGCATCCAAGGCGGTGAGATTCCAATTGACCCGCAATCTTTTTACTATTTCCTCAAATCCAATGAAGACAAACGGTTTGAAGAGGACGAGACCTTCCAAGCCAAGATCAAAAATTCTATCCCGATTGCTACGATCGATATAAAAAACTACGATATCGTTTTTTTTGCCGGCGGTTGGGGCGCTGCCTATGATATGAATTCTGAAGTTGTTGCCACGAAAGTTTCTGATGCTTATTACAATTCCGATGCGATAATGGGAAGTGTTTGCCACGGAGCATTGGCATTTACCGAAGCTAGAGATAAAAATGGGGATTATTTGATAAAAGGAAGACCGATGACCGGGGTTACTCAAAAGCAGATTTTATCATTTGGTCTTGAGTTTACTCCTTTTCATCCTGAAGAAGAGCTGAAGAAAGCAGGCGCGATTTACAAAGCGGATCAATCGAAGCGTATAGATCAATTCAATACAATTACTGTCATTGACAACGAAAAACGATTCATCACGGGTCAAAATCAGAACTCAAGTCATGAGACTGCCCAATTGATGATGAAAACACTAAAAGAAAAAAGACTATGAAAAATAAGTATATAATGCAAGTAAAACTCGGTTGTTTCCTTTTCTTAGGATTAACCAATTTGGTTTTTAGCCAAGACACCCTGACCACAAATTCAAAACCGAATATCGTGTTGATTTTGGTGGATGACTCCGGTTTAATGGATTTTGGCGCCTTTGGAGGTGAAGCACGAACACCTAACATTGATCGGCTTGCCGGTGGCGGCATAATGTTTACTTATATGCACACCTCTCCGGTTTGCTCACCTTCTCGGGCAATGCTTTTGACTGGAACTGACAGTCATTTGGCGGGGGTCGCAAATTTGCCAGAGTTCCTTCCCGAAGAATATCAAAGTATCGAAGGATATGAAGGGGTTTTGAATAATCGGGTACAAACAATCGCTACTCGATTAAAAGAAGCCAACTACAATACCTATGCCTTAGGAAAATGGCATTTGGGGCACGATGAAAATACCCTTCCGAATAAGCGCGGCTTCGATCGTTCATTCATCCTTGGCGGCTCGGGTGCAAGTAATTATGACAACAGTGGTTACCTTCCAATGAAACCTGTGGCGCATTGGTATGCTGATGGGCAAGAGGTTGAACTTCCGGAAGATTTCTATTCCTCAAAATCATACATTGATAAGGTGATTTCCTTTCATCAAGAAGAGCAAAAAAAGGGGAATCCTTTCTTTTCATATCTCGCTTTTCAAGCCATCCACGCGCCCATTCAGGCACCAAAATCGTTCGTGGAGAAATACAAAGAAATTTATAAAAAAGGCTGGAATAAGCTCCGTAATGACCGTTTTGAAAAAGCAAAAGAGTTGGGGCTAATTCCCGCAAATACCCCTACAACAGACGCCTTATCAGGACTAAAAAAGTGGGAAGAATTAAGCTCAAAAGAGCAGGAAAAATTTATTATGTCGATGGCCGTAACAGCTGGAATGCTGGAAGCTATGGATTATCACATCGGGCGATACATTGAGTATCTGACAAGCAATGGTTTGTTAGAAAACACCATCTTTATTGTTACTTCCGATAACGGTCCTGATGGCGGTGATTATAAAATGGCAATTCCTTGGGCGCTAACTCACGGCTATCATCGCGACTATGATGAAAAGGGTGAGAAAGGTTATTATGGCTACATCGGGGCAGAATTTGCCAATGGTTTATCATCTCCTTTCTCTTTTTTCAAATACTATACTGGCGAGGGCGGTTTACGCGTTCCTTTGATTATCACCGGGAAAAACATCCCCAAAAGTCAGCGCACCGATGCTTTTTGTTTTTTCACGGATATTGCGCCTACAATTTATGAATTAGTCGGGATTACAACTTCTGCTAAGGAAGGTGAAGTACCAATAACCGGAAAAAGCTTGCTTAGTCATATCAAAGATTTTAGCCAACCGGTTTATGGAGAAGAAGACGGTGTGGGTTTGGAAGCAGCAGGGAGTTCGGCCTATTTTCTAAATGGCTTTAAAATCGTGAAAAACAACATTCCTCTCGGCGATAATCAATGGTATTTGTACAACATTCAAACTGATCCTACCGAGAGTCATGATTTAGCTGCCGAAAAGCCTGAATTGTTTCAGAAAATGCTTGCAGATTATGAAGCCTATGAGCGAAGGGTAGGCGTTGTAAAAATGCCGAAGGGTTATTCTACTTCCGGAGAAGTTGCTAAAAAATCAACCAAACAGATGTTATGGAATTGGATTCCATACCTCTTGATTTTAGTTG is part of the Chloroherpetonaceae bacterium genome and harbors:
- a CDS encoding type 1 glutamine amidotransferase domain-containing protein, with the translated sequence MNKPGETTGLPTGVFASEMTIPYYEFLDANMEVDIASIQGGEIPIDPQSFYYFLKSNEDKRFEEDETFQAKIKNSIPIATIDIKNYDIVFFAGGWGAAYDMNSEVVATKVSDAYYNSDAIMGSVCHGALAFTEARDKNGDYLIKGRPMTGVTQKQILSFGLEFTPFHPEEELKKAGAIYKADQSKRIDQFNTITVIDNEKRFITGQNQNSSHETAQLMMKTLKEKRL
- a CDS encoding arylsulfatase, which gives rise to MKNKYIMQVKLGCFLFLGLTNLVFSQDTLTTNSKPNIVLILVDDSGLMDFGAFGGEARTPNIDRLAGGGIMFTYMHTSPVCSPSRAMLLTGTDSHLAGVANLPEFLPEEYQSIEGYEGVLNNRVQTIATRLKEANYNTYALGKWHLGHDENTLPNKRGFDRSFILGGSGASNYDNSGYLPMKPVAHWYADGQEVELPEDFYSSKSYIDKVISFHQEEQKKGNPFFSYLAFQAIHAPIQAPKSFVEKYKEIYKKGWNKLRNDRFEKAKELGLIPANTPTTDALSGLKKWEELSSKEQEKFIMSMAVTAGMLEAMDYHIGRYIEYLTSNGLLENTIFIVTSDNGPDGGDYKMAIPWALTHGYHRDYDEKGEKGYYGYIGAEFANGLSSPFSFFKYYTGEGGLRVPLIITGKNIPKSQRTDAFCFFTDIAPTIYELVGITTSAKEGEVPITGKSLLSHIKDFSQPVYGEEDGVGLEAAGSSAYFLNGFKIVKNNIPLGDNQWYLYNIQTDPTESHDLAAEKPELFQKMLADYEAYERRVGVVKMPKGYSTSGEVAKKSTKQMLWNWIPYLLILVVGVLGLVFWFRRRK